One Candidatus Anaeroferrophillus wilburensis genomic window carries:
- the ampD gene encoding 1,6-anhydro-N-acetylmuramyl-L-alanine amidase AmpD, which produces MEIIDIPSPNCDDRPPGAEISLVVIHAISLPPGEFGSGRVVDFFCNRLPVDEHPFFADIADLKVSAHYFIDRQGSVVRFVAEEKRAWHAGISSFNGRENCNDFSLGIELEGDDDRPFTEAQYQCLNRLLADIRRRHRLVTGNRIVGHGDIAPGRKTDPGPFFLWEKVSVR; this is translated from the coding sequence ATGGAAATTATTGATATTCCCAGTCCCAATTGTGATGACCGGCCGCCTGGTGCGGAGATCAGCCTGGTGGTCATCCATGCCATCAGCCTGCCGCCGGGAGAGTTCGGCAGCGGCCGGGTGGTTGATTTTTTCTGCAACCGGCTGCCGGTCGATGAACATCCATTTTTTGCCGACATTGCCGATCTCAAAGTATCAGCCCATTATTTCATCGATCGCCAGGGGAGTGTTGTCCGTTTTGTGGCCGAAGAAAAGCGGGCCTGGCATGCGGGCATCAGCAGTTTCAACGGCCGTGAGAACTGCAACGATTTTTCCCTTGGCATTGAACTGGAGGGGGATGATGATCGGCCCTTCACCGAGGCGCAGTACCAATGCCTCAATCGGCTGCTTGCTGATATCCGCCGCCGCCACCGGTTGGTGACCGGAAACCGGATCGTCGGCCATGGGGATATTGCCCCGGGGCGTAAAACCGACCCCGGCCCTTTTTTCCTCTGGGAAAAGGTGTCGGTGAGATGA
- a CDS encoding ABC transporter permease, protein MMRGFSRHRLAMAGLAILVLLVVVALLAPWLSPFDPWQIDLPGELEGPSRLHWLGQDQLGRDLVSRMIHGARVSLLVGISVVSVSLIFGTLIGAYAAYKGGLADAVLLRIMDVMLAFPGILLAIALISIMGPSLKTVMVALSVMGWVGYARLARGQVLAEKEQEYILAARSCGAGSLRIIVFHLLPNLAAPLIVEATFGVAGVILAESSLSFLGLGPQDVPTWGGTLHEGVRYLLFAPHLSLFPGLAIMLTVLAFNFIGDGLRDSLDVRKQ, encoded by the coding sequence CCGCCACCGCCTAGCAATGGCCGGCCTGGCAATCCTGGTATTGCTGGTTGTCGTTGCTTTGCTGGCTCCCTGGTTGTCTCCTTTTGACCCCTGGCAAATTGATCTTCCCGGTGAACTTGAGGGGCCCAGTCGTCTTCACTGGCTGGGCCAGGATCAGCTGGGCCGTGACCTGGTCAGCCGGATGATCCATGGTGCCCGGGTGTCACTGCTGGTGGGGATTTCGGTGGTCAGCGTATCGTTGATCTTTGGCACCCTGATCGGCGCCTATGCGGCCTATAAAGGCGGCCTTGCTGACGCGGTGCTGCTGCGGATTATGGATGTGATGCTGGCCTTCCCCGGCATTCTGCTGGCCATTGCGCTGATCAGCATCATGGGCCCGTCGTTGAAAACGGTTATGGTTGCCCTGTCGGTGATGGGCTGGGTTGGTTATGCCCGCCTGGCCCGGGGGCAGGTGTTGGCCGAGAAAGAACAGGAATATATCCTGGCGGCCCGGTCCTGCGGTGCCGGCAGCCTGCGGATCATTGTTTTTCACCTGCTGCCCAACCTGGCGGCACCGTTGATTGTCGAGGCGACCTTTGGCGTCGCCGGCGTCATCCTGGCTGAATCATCGCTGAGTTTTCTCGGTCTTGGTCCGCAGGATGTGCCAACCTGGGGTGGTACCCTCCATGAGGGGGTGCGCTATCTGCTGTTTGCCCCCCATCTGTCGCTCTTTCCCGGGCTGGCGATCATGCTCACGGTGCTGGCCTTCAATTTTATCGGTGATGGGCTGCGGGACAGCCTGGATGTGCGAAAACAGTAG